A genomic window from Micromonospora ferruginea includes:
- a CDS encoding alpha/beta fold hydrolase, translating into MNPVDVVFVHGLFSSRRAWEQMDRLLTDDAELPSVRTHFFEYDSRIVRLRPDRRIPRLDDIADRLGTYLAHEVGSASRIVLVSHSQGGLVIQRYLVRTLARGGGHELARIRRVAMYACPNNGSQFLGSLRRMACRLRNPQERELRPLTKEITETYTALQRGVLQARHAGPHEWPLPISTYAGMSDNIVPPFIAKGSFTESGVVEGDHFTVIRPTTRDDSRYLALRKEIRAAAETGERPVAEVPPDAAPATNTVPTGSGATAATAGSRPDRAGRISVEPPLGRLDSPLYGRDELIEEIISGGRAPAGTTSSVHVLHGLPGSGKSYLALEVARRCRLAGRQVWWVSAQRLSSNMREVATRLGAPSGLVDRAWSGDASATDLVWRFLDNAERRWVLIIDNADDPRELDPVDDDLTDGRGWLRPPQDPANLVVVTSRDGDRNTWPAWSRRHAVRPLTDDEGALVLLARAGSAAGTVEQARALSAALGGLPLSLRGVGDYLKSVHTTQIYQGRQVLRDFESYRLNLQQRLELPPGAPKLDEMTGLGVTAQVFDISLELLARRGLTQAGNLLRVLACLSVGPVPYHRLLDQDVLKRSPLFSEFTAQQQLTVLEGLADLSLLAPDELPDVRIEDFRHVLSLHPLVHGIMRDDRELRRQATDYHALCVQLLTAAVRDLNPDATADWDGWYLLAPHTIGLARDYLRGSGIRYERLTVLAMLELVRLTARYLLLTGLARSAEEMLVPVVENCSAYGMSPADREILALRHEMARAALEQQRHAEAEEMLRDIIVTREALLGVRHPDTLASRHKLARSIMAQNRWSEAEKELRAIVAAEDEVRGPEHSDTMIIRHSLARSVLLQGRTAEAEEMLREILAIRLRHWAPTEPETLLVRHSLARCLFALSRFDEAEMQLRAALDGLRPDELVQPEVLLLRWTLAQVLIEGNVNAARAVLTGLLADRERVIGARHPDTVVTRETLARLAPYVAPRQAGGVE; encoded by the coding sequence ATGAACCCGGTCGACGTGGTCTTCGTGCACGGCCTCTTCTCCTCCCGCCGCGCGTGGGAGCAGATGGATCGGCTGCTGACCGACGACGCCGAGTTGCCCTCGGTGCGCACCCACTTCTTCGAGTACGACTCCCGGATCGTCCGGCTCCGACCGGACCGGCGGATCCCGCGCCTGGACGACATCGCGGACCGGCTCGGCACCTACCTCGCCCACGAGGTCGGCTCCGCGAGCCGGATCGTCCTGGTCTCCCACAGCCAGGGCGGGCTGGTGATCCAGCGCTACCTGGTGCGGACGCTGGCCCGCGGCGGCGGGCACGAGTTGGCGAGGATCCGGCGGGTGGCGATGTACGCCTGCCCGAACAACGGGTCGCAGTTCCTCGGCTCGTTGCGGCGAATGGCATGCCGTCTGCGCAATCCCCAGGAACGGGAATTGCGCCCACTCACCAAGGAGATCACCGAGACCTACACCGCGCTCCAACGCGGCGTGCTGCAGGCCCGCCATGCCGGCCCGCACGAGTGGCCGTTGCCGATCTCCACGTATGCCGGCATGTCCGACAACATCGTTCCGCCCTTCATCGCGAAAGGATCATTCACCGAGAGCGGGGTGGTGGAGGGTGACCATTTCACGGTGATCCGCCCGACCACCCGCGACGATTCCCGCTACCTGGCACTACGCAAGGAGATCCGCGCCGCCGCCGAAACCGGCGAGCGGCCCGTGGCCGAGGTCCCGCCGGACGCCGCCCCCGCCACGAACACCGTCCCCACCGGCTCCGGCGCCACCGCCGCGACCGCCGGCAGCCGGCCGGACCGGGCCGGGCGCATCTCGGTCGAACCGCCGCTCGGCCGCCTGGACTCCCCGCTCTACGGGCGGGACGAACTGATCGAGGAGATCATCTCGGGCGGGCGGGCGCCGGCCGGGACGACCTCGTCGGTGCACGTCCTGCACGGGCTGCCCGGCTCCGGGAAGAGCTACCTGGCGCTTGAGGTGGCCCGCCGCTGCCGGCTCGCCGGCCGGCAGGTCTGGTGGGTCTCGGCGCAGCGCCTCAGCTCCAACATGCGTGAGGTGGCCACCCGGCTCGGCGCGCCGAGCGGCCTCGTCGACCGGGCCTGGTCGGGCGACGCGAGCGCCACCGACCTGGTCTGGCGCTTCCTCGACAACGCCGAGCGCCGGTGGGTGCTGATCATCGACAACGCCGACGACCCCCGTGAGCTGGACCCGGTCGACGACGACCTCACCGACGGCCGCGGCTGGTTGCGCCCACCGCAGGACCCGGCGAACCTCGTCGTCGTCACCAGCCGGGACGGCGACCGGAACACCTGGCCGGCCTGGTCCCGGCGGCACGCGGTGCGACCGCTCACCGACGACGAGGGCGCGTTGGTGCTGCTGGCCCGCGCCGGCAGCGCGGCCGGCACCGTGGAACAGGCGCGGGCGCTGTCGGCGGCGCTCGGCGGGCTGCCGCTGTCGCTGCGCGGGGTGGGCGACTATCTCAAGTCCGTCCACACCACGCAGATCTACCAGGGCCGGCAGGTGCTGCGCGACTTCGAGAGCTACCGGCTCAACCTCCAGCAGAGGCTCGAACTGCCGCCCGGCGCGCCCAAGCTCGACGAGATGACCGGCCTCGGGGTCACCGCGCAGGTCTTCGACATCTCGCTGGAACTGCTCGCCCGGCGCGGCCTCACCCAGGCCGGCAACCTGCTGCGCGTCCTCGCCTGCCTGAGCGTCGGCCCGGTGCCCTACCACCGGCTGCTGGACCAGGACGTGCTGAAACGGTCCCCACTGTTCTCCGAGTTCACCGCGCAGCAGCAGCTCACCGTCCTGGAGGGGCTGGCCGACCTGTCCCTGCTCGCCCCCGACGAGCTGCCGGACGTGCGGATCGAGGACTTCCGACACGTGCTGTCCCTGCACCCCCTGGTGCACGGCATCATGCGGGACGACCGCGAGTTGCGTCGACAGGCCACCGACTACCACGCCCTCTGCGTGCAACTGCTCACCGCCGCGGTCCGCGACCTGAACCCGGACGCCACCGCCGACTGGGACGGCTGGTACCTGCTGGCGCCGCACACCATCGGCCTGGCCCGGGACTACCTGCGGGGCAGCGGCATCCGGTACGAGCGGCTGACCGTGCTGGCCATGCTCGAACTGGTCCGGCTCACCGCCCGCTACCTGCTCCTCACCGGCCTGGCGCGCTCGGCCGAGGAGATGCTCGTCCCGGTCGTGGAGAACTGTTCGGCGTACGGGATGAGCCCGGCCGACCGGGAGATCCTCGCGCTGCGCCACGAGATGGCCCGGGCCGCGCTGGAACAGCAGCGGCACGCCGAGGCCGAGGAGATGCTGCGGGACATCATCGTCACCCGGGAGGCGCTGCTGGGCGTCCGGCACCCCGACACGCTCGCCAGTCGGCACAAGCTGGCACGCTCCATCATGGCGCAGAACCGGTGGAGCGAGGCGGAGAAGGAGCTCCGGGCGATCGTCGCGGCCGAGGACGAGGTCCGCGGGCCGGAACACTCCGACACGATGATCATCCGACACTCGCTCGCCCGGTCCGTCCTCCTGCAGGGCCGGACCGCGGAGGCCGAGGAGATGCTGCGGGAGATCCTCGCGATCCGGCTCCGGCACTGGGCGCCGACGGAACCGGAGACGCTGCTGGTCCGGCACAGCCTCGCCCGCTGCCTGTTCGCCCTCTCCCGGTTCGACGAGGCGGAGATGCAGCTCCGCGCGGCCCTGGACGGCCTGCGACCCGACGAGTTGGTCCAGCCGGAGGTGCTGCTGCTGCGGTGGACGCTCGCGCAGGTGCTGATCGAGGGAAACGTCAACGCCGCCCGCGCGGTGCTCACCGGACTGCTGGCGGACCGCGAACGGGTGATCGGCGCACGCCACCCGGACACGGTCGTCACCCGCGAGACGCTCGCGCGACTGGCCCCGTACGTGGCGCCCCGACAGGCCGGCGGCGTCGAGTAG
- a CDS encoding penicillin-binding transpeptidase domain-containing protein produces the protein MPVSYPVHPRRQSRRRLIAALAVALLSAGAVTGCSGEDGPERTVDAFLGGWRSGDLRAVGFVEPTGGRVPADEVTKRLRALSGELAASPPTLERTGEIKTEGDIATARFRVTWPLPGGARWTYDNPLRLKGGGHEWQVIWEPSLVHEKLEADDHLALRREVAPRAAVLDAAGNPIVAPRPVVRVQVAPAEVTDAPGLVRRLDAAFKAIRPALDPPVDLGDLPKRLKAADRNAVVEVVTLRDEAYRQIKPRIYDLPGTRFTSDKLLLAPTREFARALLGSVDPAQADDLQAHPDRYARGDLVGHGGLQGRYDERLRGTPGVTVVTERPAAEGTTEPTGAELFRSDPKAGQPVKTTLDVATQNAADAALRGEKRRSALVAVRIGDGAVLAAANGPGAAGENLAFTAQVPPGSTFKMVSALRLLDQGAVTPQTTVACPKTAQVDGRIFKNSDDFELGAVPFATDFAKSCNTAFTSLAPKLGADGLAQAGRALGLEAGWDLGVDAFTGKVSANGGLTEQAAAAIGQGTTVVSPLAMAGATAAVARGRFEQPRLLLDPAPAKPAPAGPALKPESVAALKTLMRGVVTGGTGATLADVPGDPVHGKTGTAEYDDNPAHTHAWFVGWQGDVAFAVFVEQGGSSTASAVPIAERFLRGLAG, from the coding sequence ATGCCCGTGTCGTACCCCGTTCACCCCCGCCGCCAATCCCGCCGCCGGCTGATCGCGGCGCTGGCCGTCGCGCTGCTCTCCGCCGGCGCGGTGACCGGGTGCTCGGGCGAGGACGGGCCGGAACGCACCGTCGACGCCTTCCTGGGCGGGTGGCGCTCGGGCGACCTGCGGGCGGTCGGCTTCGTCGAGCCGACCGGCGGGCGGGTGCCGGCCGACGAGGTGACGAAGCGGCTGCGGGCGCTCTCCGGCGAGCTGGCCGCCAGCCCGCCGACGCTGGAGCGCACCGGCGAGATCAAGACCGAGGGCGACATCGCCACCGCCCGTTTCCGGGTGACCTGGCCGCTGCCCGGCGGCGCCCGCTGGACCTACGACAACCCGCTCCGCCTCAAGGGCGGCGGCCACGAGTGGCAGGTGATCTGGGAGCCGAGCCTGGTGCACGAGAAGCTGGAGGCCGACGACCACCTCGCGCTGCGCCGGGAGGTGGCGCCCCGGGCCGCCGTGCTGGACGCCGCCGGCAACCCGATCGTCGCGCCGCGCCCGGTGGTCCGGGTGCAGGTGGCGCCGGCCGAGGTCACCGACGCGCCGGGTCTGGTGCGCCGGCTCGACGCCGCGTTCAAGGCGATCCGGCCCGCGCTCGACCCGCCGGTCGACCTCGGCGACCTGCCGAAGCGCCTGAAGGCGGCGGACCGGAACGCGGTCGTCGAGGTGGTGACGCTGCGCGACGAGGCCTACCGGCAGATCAAGCCCCGCATCTACGACCTGCCGGGCACCCGGTTCACCTCCGACAAGCTCCTGCTCGCCCCGACCCGGGAGTTCGCCCGGGCGCTGCTCGGCTCGGTCGACCCGGCCCAGGCCGACGACCTCCAGGCCCACCCGGACCGCTACGCCCGCGGCGACCTGGTCGGGCACGGCGGCCTCCAGGGCCGGTACGACGAACGGCTGCGCGGCACGCCCGGCGTCACCGTGGTCACCGAGCGCCCCGCCGCCGAGGGCACCACCGAGCCGACCGGCGCCGAGTTGTTCCGCAGCGACCCGAAGGCGGGGCAGCCGGTGAAGACCACGCTGGACGTGGCCACCCAGAACGCCGCCGACGCCGCGTTGCGGGGTGAGAAGCGGCGTTCCGCCCTGGTCGCCGTGCGGATCGGCGACGGCGCGGTGCTGGCGGCCGCGAACGGCCCCGGCGCGGCCGGCGAGAACCTCGCCTTCACCGCCCAGGTGCCGCCGGGTTCGACGTTCAAGATGGTCAGCGCGCTGCGCCTGCTGGACCAGGGCGCGGTGACGCCGCAGACCACGGTGGCCTGCCCGAAGACCGCCCAGGTCGACGGCCGGATCTTCAAGAACTCGGACGACTTCGAGTTGGGCGCGGTGCCGTTCGCCACCGACTTCGCCAAGTCCTGCAACACCGCCTTCACCTCGCTGGCGCCGAAGCTCGGCGCGGACGGCCTCGCCCAGGCCGGCCGGGCGCTCGGGTTGGAGGCCGGATGGGACCTGGGCGTGGACGCGTTCACCGGCAAGGTCTCCGCGAACGGCGGGCTCACCGAGCAGGCCGCCGCCGCGATCGGCCAGGGCACCACGGTGGTCAGTCCGCTGGCCATGGCCGGCGCCACCGCGGCTGTCGCCCGGGGTCGGTTCGAGCAGCCCAGGCTGTTGCTCGACCCGGCGCCGGCCAAGCCCGCCCCGGCCGGCCCGGCGCTCAAGCCGGAGTCCGTGGCGGCGCTGAAGACCCTGATGCGCGGCGTGGTCACCGGCGGGACCGGGGCCACGCTGGCGGACGTGCCCGGCGACCCGGTGCACGGCAAGACCGGCACCGCCGAATACGACGACAACCCGGCGCACACCCACGCCTGGTTCGTGGGCTGGCAGGGCGACGTGGCCTTCGCCGTCTTCGTCGAGCAGGGCGGGTCCAGCACGGCCAGCGCGGTGCCGATCGCCGAGCGGTTCCTGCGCGGCCTGGCCGGCTGA
- a CDS encoding NAD-glutamate dehydrogenase produces the protein MDRRPAIKPGPDLRQADTSRDDDSFDSATDGDGFGRLDTGVTGMTGSSIDTLYDLGLPAQALADESEDAELDEPVPNAERLVAQAVALAGDDHDAATLVDRFWRFAPDEELIGFTAEEMLEAARAHRDLAQQRVPGELKLRIHEPDAEQHHTVVEIVTDDMPFLVDSVTALLNSRHLDVHLLVHPLVVVRREPLGRLTEVSADVEPDDAIAGDLVESWMRIEIDPVRDPAERETVRRELQRVLTDVREAVEDWPKMRQRALALADELAAARTSDNRPPVPEKDITDSVELLRWLAHDHFTFLGYREYRLVDTDGADGGQALEAVLGTGLGILRSDSPEARSLNSMTPEAHERVLEKRLLIITKANSRATVHRSAYLDYIGFKIFNEAGEVVGERRFLGLFSTAAYRTSVQELPVVRRKVAEVLDRSGLSLRSHSGKDLLQILETYPRDELFQIKTDDLYHAVIGVLRMAGRRQLRVFLRRDAYGRFISCLIYLPRDRFTTQNRLRMQDILLRELNGVGVDYTTRVTESMLARVHFIVRTDPNNPPGEIDADLLAEELADATRLWDDDYRLVLERKLGDEQAKHLFGRYADAFPEGYKDGHTPYEAMKDLAKLELLEEPGQLEMHLFRKQLAPRAYSGRANDADESMDVRFKVYRYGEPMMLSAVLPVLHSLGVKVVDEHPYEVERVDGRIWLYDFGLELPERHQDLAEVRPHVENAFAAAWRGEAEVDGFNELVLRTGLTWRQVVVLRAYAKYLRQAGTVFSQEYMEQTFIAYPRIAGLLVQLFETRFAPGATTLDERRQRSGELVDAIGEALDEVASLDQDRILRAYLTLIQATLRTSFYQKPVGGRPKPYVAFKLDPQAIPDLPAPRPKFEIFVYSPRFEGVHLRFGPVARGGLRWSDRREDFRTEVLGLVKAQMVKNAVIVPVGAKGGFVLKQKPGDRDEAVVCYKEFISALLDVTDNIVSGEIVPPDDVVRHDADDPYLVVAADKGTATFSDIANEISTAHRFWLGDAFASGGSAGYDHKKMGITARGAWESVKRHFRELGHDTQTQDFTVVGVGDMSGDVFGNGMLLSEHIRLLAAFDHRHIFLDPDPDAARSFQERKRLFDLPRSSWEDYDPELISAGGGIFPRTAKSVPITPQVRAVLDLDDDVTQLSPQELMKAIVTAPVDLFWNGGIGTYVKASTQTNAEVGDKSNDAIRVDGKGLRCRVVGEGGNLGFTQQGRIEYAATGGRIYTDFIDNAAGVDCSDHEVNIKILLNTAVADGELDRPERDELLAQMTDEVAELVLRDNYDQARALNNAQAQAASLLPVHRRMINELERSGALDRALEALPSDEELAVRTESGLTAPEFAVLLAYVKIVLEREIVSEGLADEEWTTDVLVNYFPTPLRQRFAERMGRHRLRRDIVTTVLVNEAINRGGISFVFRVVEETAASAADVLRAYVVVREVFELGDLWNAVEALDNKVSPELQTAVYLDTRRLLDRAVRWLVTNRRSPIDVPAEIARLRDGVARLMPDLEHLFWGTEREAIAAHIESLVGKGLPRELAVQATRLMYSFGLLDIVETAQTTGREVSEVASVYFVLSDRFRVDALLSKISLLPREDRWQTLARMALRYDLYAALAALTAEVLGSTSPDLPPVERVQEWEQANATSIHRAHRAMGEFDESRADLSALSVLLRQIRTLVRTSAAA, from the coding sequence ATGGACCGGCGTCCGGCGATCAAACCGGGACCCGACCTCCGGCAGGCTGACACCAGCCGGGACGATGACAGCTTCGATTCGGCGACCGACGGGGACGGTTTCGGCCGTCTCGACACAGGAGTGACCGGGATGACCGGTTCCAGCATCGACACCCTCTACGACCTCGGTCTGCCCGCGCAGGCGCTGGCCGACGAGTCCGAGGACGCCGAGCTGGACGAGCCCGTACCCAACGCGGAGCGGCTGGTCGCGCAGGCGGTCGCGCTCGCCGGCGACGACCACGACGCGGCCACGCTGGTGGACCGGTTCTGGCGGTTCGCGCCGGACGAGGAGCTGATCGGCTTCACCGCCGAGGAGATGCTGGAGGCGGCCCGGGCACACCGGGACCTGGCCCAGCAGCGGGTGCCGGGGGAGCTGAAGCTCCGCATCCACGAGCCGGACGCCGAGCAGCACCACACCGTCGTCGAGATCGTCACCGACGACATGCCGTTCCTGGTCGACTCGGTCACCGCCCTGCTGAACTCCCGACACCTCGACGTGCACCTGCTGGTGCACCCGCTGGTGGTGGTCCGGCGCGAGCCGCTGGGCCGGCTCACCGAGGTCTCCGCCGACGTGGAGCCGGACGACGCGATCGCCGGCGACCTGGTCGAGAGCTGGATGCGGATCGAGATCGACCCGGTCCGCGACCCGGCCGAGCGGGAGACGGTGCGCCGCGAGTTGCAGCGGGTGCTGACCGACGTGCGCGAGGCCGTGGAGGACTGGCCCAAGATGCGGCAGCGGGCGCTGGCGCTCGCCGACGAACTGGCCGCCGCACGCACCTCGGACAACCGCCCGCCGGTGCCGGAGAAGGACATCACCGACTCGGTGGAGCTGCTGCGCTGGCTCGCGCACGACCACTTCACGTTCCTCGGCTACCGCGAGTACCGCCTGGTCGACACGGACGGGGCGGACGGCGGGCAGGCGCTGGAGGCGGTCCTCGGCACCGGGCTGGGCATCCTGCGGTCCGACTCGCCGGAGGCCCGGTCGCTGAACTCGATGACCCCCGAGGCGCACGAGCGGGTGCTGGAGAAGCGCCTGCTCATCATCACCAAGGCCAACTCCCGGGCCACCGTGCACCGCTCGGCCTACCTCGACTACATCGGCTTCAAGATCTTCAACGAGGCCGGCGAGGTGGTCGGGGAGCGTCGCTTCCTGGGCCTGTTCTCCACCGCCGCCTACCGGACCAGCGTGCAGGAGCTGCCGGTGGTGCGTCGCAAGGTGGCCGAGGTGCTGGACCGCTCCGGCCTGAGCCTGCGCAGCCACTCCGGCAAGGACCTGCTGCAGATCCTGGAGACCTACCCGCGCGACGAGCTGTTCCAGATCAAGACCGACGACCTCTACCACGCGGTGATCGGCGTGCTGCGCATGGCCGGCCGCCGGCAGCTACGGGTCTTCCTGCGCCGGGACGCGTACGGGCGGTTCATCTCCTGCCTGATCTACCTGCCCCGGGACCGGTTCACCACGCAGAACCGGCTGCGCATGCAGGACATCCTGCTGCGCGAGCTGAACGGCGTCGGGGTCGACTACACCACCCGGGTCACCGAGTCGATGCTGGCCCGGGTGCACTTCATCGTCCGCACCGACCCGAACAACCCGCCCGGCGAGATCGACGCCGACCTGCTCGCCGAGGAGTTGGCCGACGCCACCCGGCTCTGGGACGACGACTACCGGCTGGTGCTGGAGCGCAAGCTCGGCGACGAGCAGGCCAAGCACCTGTTCGGCCGCTACGCCGACGCGTTCCCGGAGGGCTACAAGGACGGGCACACGCCGTACGAGGCGATGAAGGACCTGGCCAAGCTGGAACTGCTGGAGGAGCCGGGCCAGCTCGAGATGCATCTGTTCCGCAAGCAGTTGGCCCCGCGCGCCTACTCGGGCCGGGCGAACGACGCCGACGAGTCGATGGACGTGCGGTTCAAGGTCTACCGGTACGGCGAGCCGATGATGCTCTCCGCCGTGCTGCCGGTGCTGCACTCGCTCGGCGTGAAGGTGGTCGACGAGCACCCGTACGAGGTGGAGCGCGTCGACGGCCGGATCTGGCTCTACGACTTCGGCCTGGAGCTGCCCGAGCGGCACCAGGACCTGGCCGAGGTGCGCCCGCACGTGGAGAACGCGTTCGCGGCCGCCTGGCGGGGCGAGGCCGAGGTGGACGGCTTCAACGAGCTGGTGCTGCGCACCGGGCTCACCTGGCGGCAGGTGGTGGTGCTGCGGGCGTACGCGAAATATCTGCGGCAGGCCGGCACCGTGTTCTCCCAGGAGTACATGGAGCAGACCTTCATCGCGTACCCGCGGATCGCCGGGCTGCTGGTGCAGCTCTTCGAGACGCGGTTCGCGCCCGGCGCGACCACGTTGGACGAGCGCCGGCAGCGCAGCGGCGAGCTGGTCGACGCGATCGGCGAGGCGCTGGACGAGGTCGCCAGCCTCGACCAGGACCGGATCCTGCGCGCCTACCTGACGCTGATCCAGGCCACCCTGCGCACCAGCTTCTACCAGAAGCCGGTGGGTGGGCGGCCCAAGCCGTACGTGGCGTTCAAGCTGGACCCGCAGGCGATCCCGGACCTGCCGGCCCCGCGGCCCAAGTTCGAGATCTTCGTCTACTCGCCCCGCTTCGAGGGCGTGCACCTGCGGTTCGGGCCGGTGGCCCGGGGCGGCCTGCGCTGGTCCGACCGGCGCGAGGACTTCCGCACCGAGGTGCTGGGCCTGGTCAAGGCGCAGATGGTGAAGAACGCGGTGATCGTGCCGGTCGGCGCCAAGGGCGGCTTCGTGCTGAAGCAGAAGCCGGGCGACCGGGACGAGGCGGTGGTCTGCTACAAGGAGTTCATCTCCGCGTTGCTCGACGTCACCGACAACATCGTCAGCGGTGAGATCGTGCCGCCCGACGACGTGGTCCGGCACGACGCCGACGACCCCTACCTGGTGGTGGCGGCGGACAAGGGCACCGCGACGTTCTCCGACATCGCCAACGAGATCTCCACCGCGCACCGGTTCTGGCTGGGCGACGCGTTCGCCTCCGGCGGCTCGGCCGGCTACGACCACAAGAAGATGGGCATCACCGCGCGCGGCGCCTGGGAGTCGGTGAAGCGGCACTTCCGGGAGCTGGGGCACGACACCCAGACCCAGGACTTCACCGTGGTCGGCGTCGGCGACATGTCCGGTGACGTGTTCGGCAACGGCATGCTGCTGTCGGAGCACATCCGGCTGCTGGCCGCCTTCGACCACCGGCACATCTTCCTGGACCCGGACCCGGACGCGGCCCGCTCCTTCCAGGAGCGCAAGCGGCTGTTCGACCTGCCCCGGTCGTCGTGGGAGGACTACGACCCGGAGCTGATCTCGGCCGGCGGCGGCATCTTCCCGCGTACCGCGAAGTCGGTGCCGATCACGCCGCAGGTGCGCGCGGTGCTCGACCTCGACGACGACGTCACGCAGCTCAGCCCGCAGGAGCTGATGAAGGCGATCGTCACCGCGCCGGTGGACCTGTTCTGGAACGGCGGCATCGGCACCTACGTCAAGGCGTCGACGCAGACCAACGCCGAGGTCGGGGACAAGTCCAACGACGCCATCCGGGTGGACGGCAAGGGCCTGCGGTGCCGGGTGGTCGGCGAGGGCGGCAACCTGGGCTTCACCCAGCAGGGCCGGATCGAGTACGCCGCGACCGGCGGCCGCATCTACACCGACTTCATCGACAACGCGGCCGGGGTGGACTGCTCCGACCACGAGGTGAACATCAAGATCCTGCTCAACACGGCGGTCGCCGACGGGGAGCTGGACCGGCCCGAGCGCGACGAGCTGCTGGCCCAGATGACCGACGAGGTCGCCGAGCTGGTGCTGCGGGACAACTACGACCAGGCCCGGGCGCTCAACAACGCCCAGGCGCAGGCCGCCTCGCTGCTGCCGGTGCACCGCCGGATGATCAACGAGCTGGAGCGGTCCGGCGCGCTGGACCGGGCGCTGGAGGCGCTGCCGTCGGACGAGGAACTGGCGGTCCGCACCGAGAGCGGGCTGACCGCGCCGGAGTTCGCGGTGCTGCTCGCGTACGTGAAGATCGTGCTGGAGCGGGAGATCGTCAGCGAGGGGCTGGCGGACGAGGAGTGGACGACCGACGTCCTGGTCAACTACTTCCCGACGCCGCTGCGGCAGCGCTTCGCCGAGCGGATGGGGCGGCACCGGCTGCGCCGGGACATCGTCACCACGGTGCTGGTCAACGAGGCGATCAACCGGGGCGGCATCTCGTTCGTGTTCCGGGTGGTCGAGGAGACGGCCGCCTCGGCGGCGGACGTGCTGCGGGCGTACGTGGTGGTCCGCGAGGTGTTCGAGCTGGGCGACCTGTGGAACGCGGTCGAGGCGCTGGACAACAAGGTCTCGCCCGAGCTGCAGACCGCCGTCTACCTGGACACCCGGCGGCTGCTCGACCGCGCGGTGCGCTGGCTGGTCACCAACCGGCGCTCGCCGATCGACGTGCCGGCGGAGATCGCCCGCCTGCGCGACGGGGTGGCCCGGCTCATGCCGGACCTGGAGCACCTGTTCTGGGGCACCGAGCGGGAGGCGATCGCGGCGCACATCGAGTCGCTGGTCGGCAAGGGGCTGCCGCGTGAGCTGGCCGTGCAGGCGACCCGCCTGATGTACAGCTTCGGCCTGCTCGACATCGTCGAGACGGCGCAGACGACCGGGCGGGAGGTGAGCGAGGTGGCCTCGGTCTACTTCGTGCTCTCCGACCGGTTCCGGGTGGACGCGCTGCTGTCGAAGATCTCGCTGCTGCCGCGGGAGGACCGCTGGCAGACGCTGGCCCGGATGGCGCTGCGCTACGACCTGTACGCCGCGCTGGCCGCGCTCACCGCGGAGGTGCTGGGCTCCACCTCGCCGGATCTCCCGCCGGTGGAGCGGGTGCAGGAGTGGGAGCAGGCGAACGCCACCTCGATCCACCGGGCGCACCGGGCGATGGGGGAGTTCGACGAGTCCCGCGCCGACCTGTCCGCGCTGTCGGTCCTGCTGCGCCAGATCCGCACCCTGGTCCGGACCTCGGCCGCGGCCTGA
- a CDS encoding class F sortase — MTWPDRTTNRAGGRRGRPWRAAGAALVVLLAMVGSGLVGASVRTVPPPTPPQPIAQAAPENTADTTDPDAGAGSATPWDLPSPTAAGPSAAPPDGTWNPPAGATATPTPGTAPGTVPGAVPSAPAGTAPTTPGAASTGPVGARGVPAALPRSAPTTITIPRIGVRAEIMTLGTNPDGTVQVPPLDQAMKAGWYSPGASPGEVGNAVVVGHVDSAKLGPAVFFSLGALVRGDTIAVTRQDGSTATFTVDEVRSYPKTAFPAEQVYGPSGVPGLRVVTCGGVFDRTAGSYLNNIVVYAHMTA; from the coding sequence GTGACCTGGCCTGACCGGACGACGAACCGGGCCGGCGGCCGTCGCGGGAGACCGTGGCGTGCCGCCGGCGCGGCGCTCGTCGTCCTGCTCGCCATGGTGGGCTCCGGCCTGGTCGGCGCGTCCGTGCGTACCGTCCCGCCGCCCACCCCGCCGCAGCCGATCGCGCAGGCCGCCCCGGAGAACACGGCGGACACCACCGACCCGGACGCGGGCGCCGGATCCGCCACGCCGTGGGACCTCCCGTCGCCCACCGCCGCCGGCCCGTCGGCGGCGCCACCGGACGGCACGTGGAACCCGCCGGCCGGCGCCACCGCAACCCCGACCCCCGGGACCGCGCCGGGGACGGTGCCCGGCGCCGTACCGTCGGCGCCGGCCGGGACCGCCCCGACCACGCCCGGAGCCGCGTCGACCGGACCGGTGGGCGCGCGCGGCGTGCCGGCCGCGCTGCCCCGATCGGCGCCCACCACCATCACGATCCCCCGGATCGGGGTACGCGCCGAGATCATGACGCTCGGCACCAACCCGGACGGCACGGTGCAGGTGCCCCCGCTGGACCAGGCCATGAAGGCGGGCTGGTACTCCCCCGGCGCCAGCCCCGGCGAGGTCGGCAACGCCGTGGTGGTCGGGCACGTCGACTCCGCCAAGCTCGGCCCGGCGGTCTTCTTCAGCCTCGGGGCGCTGGTGCGGGGCGACACGATCGCCGTGACCCGGCAGGACGGCTCGACCGCCACCTTCACCGTGGACGAGGTCCGGTCGTACCCGAAGACCGCGTTCCCGGCGGAGCAGGTCTACGGCCCGTCCGGCGTGCCCGGCCTGCGCGTGGTCACCTGCGGCGGGGTGTTCGACCGAACCGCCGGCAGCTACCTGAACAACATCGTGGTCTACGCACACATGACCGCGTGA